GTAATCAGCGGTTGCCGGATTTGGTGCAACAATTGCAGTGCCGTGGCGGAAAAGTACGGGTGAAGGTTGGTTTCAGCCATTTCCGCGACGGTGTAGCGTCGTCCGCGTTTTGTGCCGCTTGCTTGAACCTGCCCTGACGTAACGGCTTGAGCCAGCCAGCGGTGTAGAGTGCGCTCGGTGATGTCTAAATGCGGCAAAATCTCCGAAATGGCGGCGGGTTTGTCGAGCTTTTTCAGGATTTTCAGGAGTCTTTCGGTGTTATCGGTCATATTATCCGCCATTTTTGTCTGATATGTGAGGAATATCCGCCATATTGGGCTTGGCGGTCAAGTTATCCGCCATTTATTTTTCCTTGACATTTGCAAGCTTACCGCTACACTTTCTCACCATTATCAACCTTATTTTATGGAGACACCCAACATGCTGAATGGACATATACGGAGCAATTCAATCAACTAGTGTCTCCCGCGCTTGTGCCGGGGGACTGATGTCAGTCATCCGGTGTAAGAATGCGGTGCTTCGTGTACAGCATGTCGAAAACCCCGGATGGCCTAAAAACCAACGGGGTTTTTTTATGCCTATCAGTTTTATGCTCAATAAGGGCAAGGTTCCGGTCAAGATTTTTACTGACGACGTGGATAGCGGTTCGCTGACACAATTGGGAAACCTATCGCAACTGCCCTTCATCCACAGCCACATTGCGGCGATGCCAGACGTGCATCATGGCATTGGTGCGACCGTGGGTTCGGTGATTCCCACCCGTGGCGCGATTATTCCCGCTGCCGTCGGCGTGGATATTGGTTGTGGAATGAACGCGGTACGTTTATCGCTCAAAGCCCACGACTTGCCGGATAACTTGTACAACATTCGCACGGCGATTGAACAGCGCGTGCCTACCGGTTTCGATGAACACGAGCGCCCCAGCCTCAACGGTGCGACGCTCAATAATATGGGTAAGCATCTGGATGTGATTACCGACAAGCACCCCGGACTGGTGAAAATGTTGAAAAACTTTCACCGCCAATGGGGCAAGCAACTCGGCACACTCGGTGGCGGCAACCATTTTATCGAACTGTGCATCGACGAAAGTGACGACGTGTGGGTGATGCTGCATTCCGGCAGTCGCGGGGTTGGCAATGCCATCGGGCGTTATTTCATCGAAAAAGCCAAAAAGGATGTGGGGCGGGAACTCGGTCAATTGCCGGACAAAGACCTCGCCTACTTCACCGAAGGCACACAGCATTTCGATGATTACGTGGAAGCCGTCGGTTGGGCGCAGGATTACGCCATGGTCAATCGCCGCGAAATGATGCGCTTGGTATTAGATGCGTTGCAACGCAGCAAAGCCTTGCCCGCGTTTACCACCACTCGTGAAGCGATCAACTGCCACCACAATTACGTGCAAAAGGAAACGCACTTCGGCGCGGAAGTTTACCTGACTCGCAAGGGCGCAATCAGTGCGCAGTTGGGGCAGCTCGGCATTATTCCCGGCAGCATGGGGGCGAAATCGTACATCGTGCGCGGCTTAGGCAATGCGCAATCGTTCTGTTCCTGTTCGCACGGCGCAGGGCGACGCATGAGCCGCACCGAAGCCAAACGGCGTTTCAACACCCTCGATCTGGAAGCCCAGACCAAGGGCATCGAATGCCGCAAGGATAAAGGCGTGGTTGATGAAATTCCCGGCGCGTACAAGGACATCGACGTGGTGATGCAGAACCAAAGCGATCTGGTCGAGGTCGTACATACGTTGAAACAAGTCATTTGCGTGAAAGGTTAGTAGGGGCGTATTGCATACGCCCTCTTCAAGGAGCAACCAATGGAAAAAACCCAAGTTGAACTGATCCGCGAATGCTTAAGCGGCAACCGCACGGTGTTCCGCTACGCACCGGACAGCTACGCACTGCAATTGCTCAAGGATTATATCGGCAACGGCATGGGGATTGCGGCATTGCGCCGCTCTCCTTATGCCAAATTGCTAACCAAACCGATTGTCACCGAAGCCTTGGCGTTAGCGGGCAAAGGGCAGCTAGAACCGTGGCATTTGGAAGCGGTTATTGCCCAATACCGCGACCACAAACCGCTGAATTTCATCCTCACATTGGATGAATGGGGTACAGACGACAAAACCGACCGCCATTGGAAACAGACCTGCCGCACGGGTTACGACTTGGTACTGCAACTGAATTTTGCCAACGACCACCACCAGCACCTCAAAACGCTGGTTGGCGCGGACGATGTTGCCCCGTTTTCCTACCACGGGCATCCGGTGTGCAAGGATGGCACGCTGGAAACACTAGCTTGGGCGCGAATTGATCTGGATTTTGCCAGCAATCAGGCGCTGATCGAAGAAATCCAGTCCGATTGGGTCAAAGGTGCAGCGGATAGCTACCAAAACTGTCTGTACGGCGAGGACAAGATGCAGCAATACCGCGAGGTATTACGTCCTTACGCCAAGGTGTGGGATGAAGCGATGTTGACGGCGGCACTGTGCTTCATTCGCCGCGAACTGGGTATCCGCGACGTGTTTTACCACAGTTATGACACGGGTAATCGCCTCAAAGGTATCGAGCGTTACTACCACCTCGGCAAGCCGCCGCGTTATTTGTACACCGAATTGCCGAAAAAGTTTTGCTTCGTCCCAACCAGCGAAGCGCCGGACTTCCTTAAACCTGTCCGTTATCTGCATTACCTGCAACGCCACGGTAAAGCACAATGGTTCAAACTGCCAACACAGGAGCAATCTCATGGCAAAAAAGCAGCCGCGTAAGCGCAATCCCGTCGCCCACCACTTATTCGTCAATCGGGGTGGGGTTCACGAAAAAAGCCAGTCTGCCAAACGGCAGGAAGACAAACGCCAGTTGCGTAAACTGGTCAACAAGGTAGGCACTGAAAGTGCCTACCTTGAGCAAGCCGCATAGTGGCTCAAAACATCACATATTTAGTGCGATAATGTTGCTATAGGCGGAATAAGTGCCGTTGGTCTGGTAAGCCCGCACGCGATAACGGTAGCTCTCGCCACTCTCCAGTGTGGAGTCACTATCGGTAAAGCTCACTGCATTTGCCGCGACGCTACCTAAAAATTCAAAGCTGGTGCAACCCG
The sequence above is drawn from the Thiothrix subterranea genome and encodes:
- a CDS encoding RtcB family protein, with product MPISFMLNKGKVPVKIFTDDVDSGSLTQLGNLSQLPFIHSHIAAMPDVHHGIGATVGSVIPTRGAIIPAAVGVDIGCGMNAVRLSLKAHDLPDNLYNIRTAIEQRVPTGFDEHERPSLNGATLNNMGKHLDVITDKHPGLVKMLKNFHRQWGKQLGTLGGGNHFIELCIDESDDVWVMLHSGSRGVGNAIGRYFIEKAKKDVGRELGQLPDKDLAYFTEGTQHFDDYVEAVGWAQDYAMVNRREMMRLVLDALQRSKALPAFTTTREAINCHHNYVQKETHFGAEVYLTRKGAISAQLGQLGIIPGSMGAKSYIVRGLGNAQSFCSCSHGAGRRMSRTEAKRRFNTLDLEAQTKGIECRKDKGVVDEIPGAYKDIDVVMQNQSDLVEVVHTLKQVICVKG